A genomic region of Mycobacterium senriense contains the following coding sequences:
- a CDS encoding TetR/AcrR family transcriptional regulator, which produces MTGESLRDRQRAQIRADIRRAAFRLFVERGYDAVTTEEIATAAGVSARTFFRHVPAKEELLLAPVRYGGAAIVNLLEGRPADESPDVALINAIITRTRSFEQADTEEWREALLVVPDLLDKVTVHRPADKERATKLIAERMGVDPDADLRPGLLVQLAFAAADFAFQQWVRQSGKPRPLDRYVADALDAVKSPHWRRK; this is translated from the coding sequence ATGACCGGCGAGTCGCTCCGCGACCGGCAACGTGCACAGATCCGGGCCGATATCCGGCGTGCGGCGTTCCGCCTGTTCGTCGAGCGCGGGTACGACGCGGTGACCACCGAGGAAATCGCCACGGCCGCCGGCGTATCCGCGCGCACGTTCTTCCGGCACGTGCCGGCGAAGGAAGAGCTCCTCCTCGCGCCCGTGCGCTACGGCGGCGCCGCGATCGTCAATCTCCTCGAGGGGCGGCCCGCGGACGAGTCGCCCGATGTCGCGCTGATCAACGCCATCATCACCCGGACTCGCTCATTCGAGCAGGCCGACACCGAGGAGTGGCGCGAAGCCCTGCTGGTGGTTCCCGACCTGCTCGACAAGGTCACGGTGCACCGGCCGGCCGACAAGGAGCGCGCGACCAAGCTCATCGCCGAGCGGATGGGCGTCGACCCGGATGCCGATCTCCGTCCGGGCCTGTTGGTCCAACTCGCGTTCGCGGCGGCCGATTTCGCCTTCCAGCAATGGGTGCGACAGTCCGGAAAGCCGCGGCCGCTGGATCGATACGTCGCCGATGCGCTGGACGCGGTCAAGAGTCCGCATTGGAGACGGAAGTGA
- a CDS encoding bifunctional 2-methylcitrate synthase/citrate synthase — MSTVEDNQPRIYKGLAGVVVDTTAISKVVPETNSLTYRGYAVQDLAANCSFEQVAYLLWHGELPDDQQLALFTQRERAARRLNRSQVSLLSKLPETCHPMDVVRTFISSMGAEDPEEDDSSPAANYAKALRMFAVLPTIVAADMRRRRGLEPIAPHSHMNYAQNFLHMCFGDVPEQVVVDAFEQSMVLYAEHSFNASTFAARVVTSTQSDIYSAVTAAIGALKGPLHGGANEAVMHDMLEIGTADKAAEWLRGKLDRKDKIMGFGHRVYKNGDSRVPTMKEALKRVAAARAGQKWLDIYEVLERGMAEANGIKPNLDFPTGPAYYLMGFDIGIFTPIFVMSRITGWTAHIIEQTASNALIRPLSEYVGPPQRALS; from the coding sequence ATGAGCACCGTCGAAGACAACCAACCCCGCATCTACAAGGGCCTGGCCGGTGTCGTGGTCGACACCACCGCCATTTCCAAGGTCGTCCCGGAGACCAATTCCCTGACCTACCGGGGATACGCGGTCCAAGACCTGGCGGCCAACTGCAGCTTCGAGCAGGTCGCCTACCTGCTGTGGCACGGCGAGCTGCCCGACGATCAACAGCTTGCGCTGTTCACCCAGCGGGAACGGGCCGCCCGCCGGCTGAACCGATCCCAGGTGTCGCTGTTGTCCAAGTTGCCCGAAACCTGCCACCCGATGGACGTGGTGCGCACCTTCATCAGCTCTATGGGCGCCGAAGATCCCGAAGAGGACGACAGCAGTCCGGCGGCCAACTACGCCAAGGCGCTGCGGATGTTCGCGGTGCTGCCCACCATCGTCGCCGCCGACATGCGCCGCCGGCGTGGCCTGGAACCCATCGCCCCGCACAGCCACATGAACTATGCGCAGAATTTCCTGCACATGTGCTTCGGTGACGTGCCCGAGCAGGTGGTCGTGGATGCGTTCGAGCAGTCGATGGTCCTGTATGCCGAGCACAGCTTCAACGCGTCGACGTTCGCCGCCCGGGTGGTCACCTCGACCCAGTCCGACATCTACAGCGCGGTCACCGCCGCCATCGGCGCTCTCAAGGGCCCGCTGCACGGCGGCGCCAACGAAGCGGTCATGCACGACATGCTCGAGATCGGTACCGCCGACAAGGCCGCGGAGTGGCTGCGGGGCAAGCTGGATCGCAAAGACAAGATCATGGGCTTTGGGCACCGGGTGTACAAAAACGGCGACTCACGGGTGCCGACCATGAAGGAGGCCCTCAAACGCGTCGCCGCGGCCCGCGCGGGCCAGAAGTGGCTCGACATTTACGAGGTCCTGGAGAGGGGCATGGCCGAGGCCAATGGCATCAAACCCAACCTGGACTTCCCGACCGGGCCGGCCTACTACCTGATGGGCTTCGACATCGGCATCTTCACGCCGATCTTCGTGATGAGCCGGATTACCGGCTGGACGGCACACATCATCGAGCAGACCGCATCCAACGCGTTGATCCGTCCGCTGAGCGAGTATGTCGGACCTCCGCAGCGCGCTCTATCGTAA
- a CDS encoding SDR family NAD(P)-dependent oxidoreductase: MTYSHPDSMRGHVAIVTGAAQGVGKGVAAALLERGAEVLLVDIQEEALGRTATELKVTGRADQLVADLRDPDSAQRIAAAAVDAFGSVHGLVNNAIATNEPKAFVDITTEDLALGYDVGPRATFLLMQAVHPLMVETGGGSIVNLGSGTGTGGEPKWGGYAAAKEGIRGLSKVAALEWGRDNIRVNVICPFAESDGVKFWKSFAPKEYDKAVGRVPLKRIGDVRTDVGALVAFLLGSDATFITGQTIHVDGGIGCFR; the protein is encoded by the coding sequence ATGACGTACAGCCACCCGGATTCGATGCGCGGTCACGTCGCGATCGTCACCGGCGCCGCCCAAGGTGTCGGTAAGGGCGTCGCCGCCGCGTTGCTCGAACGCGGTGCCGAGGTGCTGCTGGTCGACATCCAGGAAGAGGCCCTCGGCCGCACGGCCACCGAGCTCAAGGTGACCGGGCGGGCGGACCAACTCGTCGCCGATCTGCGTGACCCGGACAGCGCGCAGCGGATCGCGGCCGCGGCCGTTGACGCCTTCGGCAGCGTGCACGGCCTGGTCAACAACGCCATCGCCACGAACGAGCCCAAGGCGTTCGTCGACATCACCACCGAAGACCTGGCTCTGGGCTACGACGTGGGCCCCCGCGCGACTTTCCTGCTGATGCAGGCCGTGCACCCACTGATGGTCGAGACCGGTGGCGGGTCGATCGTGAACCTCGGTTCGGGGACGGGCACCGGTGGCGAGCCTAAGTGGGGCGGCTATGCCGCCGCCAAGGAAGGCATCCGCGGACTGTCGAAAGTGGCCGCGCTGGAATGGGGCCGTGACAACATCCGCGTCAACGTCATCTGTCCCTTCGCCGAATCCGACGGCGTCAAGTTCTGGAAGTCGTTCGCGCCCAAGGAGTACGACAAGGCCGTGGGCCGTGTGCCATTGAAGCGCATCGGCGACGTCCGCACCGATGTGGGCGCGCTGGTGGCGTTCCTGCTCGGCAGTGACGCCACCTTCATCACCGGCCAGACCATCCACGTCGACGGCGGGATCGGTTGCTTCCGATGA
- the prpB gene encoding methylisocitrate lyase: MSGLIGAGSPAAEKRAQFRAALESGRLQRFPGAFSPLVAKLVAELGFDGVYVSGAVLSADLGLPDIGLTTLTEVSGRGAQIASVTDLPTLIDADTGFGEPMSAARTVTVLEDAGLAGCHLEDQENPKRCGHLDGKAVVPAGEMIKRLRAAVSARRDPNFIICARTDAAGIEGIPAAIDRAKAYADAGADLIFTEALHTPTEFEQFRAAVDTPLLANMTEFGKSELLTARQLSDIGYNVVIYPVTTLRLAMHAVEAGLREIADSGTQSGLLDRMQQRSRLYELLRYADYNQFDSDIYNFALRGGVQ, translated from the coding sequence ATGAGCGGACTGATCGGCGCGGGCTCGCCCGCGGCAGAGAAACGGGCGCAATTCCGCGCCGCGCTGGAAAGTGGTCGGCTACAACGGTTTCCGGGCGCCTTCTCGCCCCTGGTGGCAAAGCTCGTCGCCGAACTCGGATTCGACGGGGTCTACGTGTCCGGGGCGGTGCTGTCGGCCGACCTCGGCCTGCCCGACATCGGCCTGACCACCCTCACCGAAGTCAGCGGTCGCGGCGCACAGATCGCTTCGGTCACCGACCTGCCCACCCTCATCGATGCCGACACCGGTTTCGGAGAACCGATGAGTGCCGCGCGCACCGTGACCGTGCTGGAGGACGCCGGGCTGGCCGGTTGCCATTTGGAGGATCAGGAAAACCCCAAGCGGTGCGGACATCTCGACGGCAAGGCGGTGGTGCCGGCCGGCGAGATGATCAAACGCCTGCGCGCCGCCGTATCCGCCAGGCGCGACCCGAATTTCATCATCTGCGCCCGCACCGACGCCGCCGGCATCGAAGGGATTCCGGCGGCGATCGACCGCGCGAAGGCTTATGCCGACGCGGGCGCCGACCTGATCTTCACCGAAGCGCTGCACACGCCGACGGAATTCGAACAGTTCCGCGCCGCGGTGGACACGCCGCTGCTGGCGAATATGACCGAGTTCGGCAAGTCAGAGCTGTTGACCGCTCGGCAGCTGTCCGACATCGGCTACAACGTGGTGATCTACCCGGTGACCACTCTTCGGCTGGCCATGCACGCGGTCGAGGCCGGCCTTCGTGAAATAGCCGACAGCGGAACACAATCCGGGCTTCTAGACCGCATGCAACAGCGCAGCCGACTCTACGAGCTGCTGCGCTACGCCGATTACAACCAATTCGATTCCGACATTTACAACTTCGCCCTCCGAGGAGGCGTGCAATGA
- a CDS encoding pyruvate carboxylase, translating to MFAKVLVANRGEIAIRAFRAAYELEIGTVAIYPYEDRNSVHRLKADESYQIGEEGHPVRAYLSVDDIVATAQACEADAIYPGYGFLSENPDLAAACGAAGITFVGPSAEVLELTGNKSRAIAAAREAGLPVLASSAPSTSVDELMTASESMEFPLFVKAVAGGGGRGMRRVADATSLPEAIEAASREAESAFGDASVFLEQAVINPRHIEVQILADTQGNVMHLYERDCSVQRRHQKVVEIAPAPNLAPELRQQICADAVAFARNIGYTCAGTVEFLLDERGNHVFIEMNPRIQVEHTVTEEITDVDLVSAQLRIAGGQSLEDIGLNQDSVVPHGAALQCRITTEDPANGFRPDTGRITAYRTPGGAGIRLDGGTTLGADISAHFDSMLIKLTCRGRDFATAVRRARRAVAEFRIRGVSTNIPFLQAVLDDPDFQAGRITTSFIEERPQLLTARTSADRGTKILNYLADVTVNKPHGERPSAVYPHDKLPDIDLSTDPPAGSKQRLTELGPERFATWLRESPGVGVTDTTFRDAHQSLLATRVRTSGLIKVAPYIARTTPQLLSIECWGGATYDVALRFLKEDPWERLATLREALPNICLQMLLRGRNTVGYTPYPETVTTAFVQEATATGIDIFRIFDALNNVDSMRPAIDAVRETGAAIAEVAMSYTGDLSDPAEKLYTLDYYLKLAEQIVDAGAHVLAIKDMAGLLRAPAAATLVSALKSRFDVPVHVHTHDTPGGQLATYVAAWHAGADAVDGAAAPLAGTTSQPALSSIVAAAANTAYDTGLSLPAVCDLEPYWEALRKVYAPFESGLPAPTGRVYHHEIPGGQLSNLRQQAIALGLGDRFEDIENAYAGADAILGHLVKVTPSSKVVGDLALALVGAGVSAQEFADDPARYDIPDSVIGFLRGELGDPPGGWPEPLRTKALEGRGPAKPEQQLSADDEKALATPGADRQTALNRLLFPGPTKELEDHRELYGDTSRLSANQFFYGLRHGDEHRVELERGVELLIGLEAVSEADERGMRTVMCILNGQLRPVVVRDRGVASDVPAAEKADRANPDHIAAPFAGVVTVTTEVGGEVEAGQTIATIEAMKMEAAVTTPKAGKVERIAVSHTAQVEGGDLLVVID from the coding sequence GTGTTTGCGAAGGTATTGGTCGCCAATCGCGGGGAGATAGCGATCCGCGCGTTCCGCGCGGCCTATGAGCTGGAAATCGGCACGGTCGCGATCTATCCCTACGAGGACCGCAATTCGGTGCATCGGCTGAAGGCCGACGAGTCCTACCAGATCGGCGAGGAGGGCCACCCGGTCCGCGCGTACCTGTCGGTCGACGACATCGTCGCGACGGCCCAGGCTTGCGAAGCGGATGCGATTTACCCCGGGTATGGCTTCCTGTCGGAGAATCCGGACCTGGCGGCAGCGTGCGGCGCGGCGGGCATCACCTTCGTCGGCCCGAGCGCGGAGGTGCTCGAGCTCACGGGCAACAAGTCGCGGGCGATCGCGGCGGCGCGGGAAGCCGGTCTTCCGGTGCTGGCTTCCTCGGCACCCTCGACGTCGGTGGACGAACTGATGACGGCCTCCGAGTCGATGGAGTTCCCGCTGTTCGTCAAGGCGGTCGCCGGTGGCGGCGGTCGAGGGATGCGCCGGGTGGCCGACGCCACGTCGCTGCCCGAGGCGATCGAGGCCGCCAGCCGTGAGGCTGAGTCCGCGTTCGGGGACGCCTCGGTGTTTCTCGAGCAGGCGGTGATCAATCCGCGGCACATCGAGGTGCAGATCCTGGCCGACACCCAGGGCAACGTCATGCACCTCTACGAGCGGGACTGCAGCGTGCAGCGCCGCCACCAGAAGGTCGTCGAGATCGCACCGGCACCCAACCTGGCCCCTGAACTGCGCCAACAGATCTGCGCGGACGCGGTGGCGTTCGCGCGCAACATCGGCTATACGTGTGCCGGCACGGTCGAGTTCTTACTCGACGAACGCGGCAATCACGTGTTCATCGAGATGAACCCGCGGATCCAGGTCGAGCACACGGTCACCGAGGAGATCACCGATGTCGACCTGGTGTCGGCGCAGCTGCGGATCGCCGGCGGGCAGAGCCTGGAAGACATTGGCTTGAACCAGGATTCGGTCGTCCCGCACGGCGCGGCGCTGCAGTGCCGGATCACCACCGAGGATCCGGCGAACGGCTTCCGCCCGGACACCGGCCGGATCACCGCCTACCGCACCCCGGGCGGCGCGGGCATCCGGTTGGACGGCGGCACCACGCTGGGTGCGGACATCAGCGCGCACTTCGACTCGATGCTGATCAAGCTGACCTGCCGGGGCCGCGACTTCGCCACGGCCGTGCGCCGGGCGCGACGGGCGGTCGCCGAGTTCCGGATCCGCGGTGTCTCGACGAATATCCCGTTCCTGCAAGCCGTTCTGGACGACCCGGACTTTCAGGCCGGCCGCATCACGACATCGTTCATCGAGGAGCGCCCGCAGCTGCTCACCGCCCGCACCTCCGCCGACCGCGGCACCAAGATTCTCAACTACCTGGCCGACGTCACCGTCAACAAGCCACACGGTGAGCGTCCGTCGGCGGTGTACCCGCACGACAAGCTGCCCGACATCGACCTCTCGACTGACCCGCCTGCGGGATCCAAGCAGCGGTTGACCGAACTCGGGCCGGAGCGATTCGCGACCTGGCTGCGCGAGTCGCCCGGCGTCGGCGTCACCGACACCACGTTCCGCGACGCGCACCAGTCCCTGCTGGCCACGCGGGTCCGCACCAGCGGCCTGATCAAGGTGGCGCCCTATATCGCGCGGACCACACCGCAGCTCCTGTCCATCGAATGCTGGGGCGGGGCAACTTATGATGTGGCGCTGCGCTTTCTGAAGGAAGACCCGTGGGAACGGCTGGCCACGCTGCGCGAGGCGCTGCCCAACATCTGCCTGCAGATGTTGCTGCGCGGGCGCAACACCGTCGGCTACACACCCTATCCGGAGACGGTCACCACGGCGTTCGTCCAGGAGGCGACGGCGACCGGCATCGATATCTTCCGGATCTTCGATGCGCTGAACAACGTTGACTCGATGCGGCCGGCCATCGACGCCGTGCGGGAAACCGGGGCGGCGATTGCCGAGGTGGCTATGTCCTACACCGGTGATCTCAGCGACCCGGCCGAAAAGCTGTACACGCTCGACTATTACCTGAAGCTGGCCGAACAGATCGTCGACGCGGGCGCACACGTGCTGGCGATCAAGGACATGGCCGGCCTGCTGCGCGCGCCCGCGGCCGCGACGCTGGTCTCGGCGCTCAAGTCCCGTTTCGATGTACCGGTGCACGTGCACACCCACGACACGCCGGGCGGGCAGCTGGCGACCTATGTGGCGGCCTGGCACGCCGGGGCCGACGCCGTCGACGGCGCCGCCGCCCCGCTCGCGGGCACCACCAGCCAGCCCGCGCTGTCGTCGATCGTGGCCGCCGCGGCCAACACGGCCTACGACACCGGGCTGTCACTGCCGGCGGTCTGCGACCTGGAACCGTACTGGGAAGCGCTCCGAAAGGTGTACGCGCCGTTCGAATCCGGGCTGCCGGCGCCGACGGGACGCGTCTACCACCATGAGATCCCCGGCGGCCAGTTGTCGAACCTGCGCCAGCAGGCCATCGCGCTGGGCCTCGGTGACCGGTTCGAGGACATCGAAAACGCCTACGCCGGAGCCGATGCCATCCTGGGGCACCTCGTCAAGGTCACCCCGTCCAGCAAGGTGGTCGGCGACCTGGCGCTGGCGCTGGTGGGAGCGGGGGTCAGCGCGCAGGAATTCGCCGACGATCCCGCACGCTACGACATCCCGGATTCGGTCATCGGCTTTCTGCGCGGCGAACTCGGTGACCCGCCGGGCGGCTGGCCCGAGCCGTTGCGCACCAAGGCATTAGAGGGACGCGGTCCGGCGAAGCCGGAGCAACAACTGTCGGCCGACGACGAGAAGGCGTTGGCCACACCCGGTGCCGACCGGCAGACCGCGCTGAACCGGCTGCTCTTCCCGGGACCCACCAAGGAACTCGAGGACCATCGCGAGCTGTACGGCGACACTTCGCGGTTGAGCGCCAACCAGTTCTTCTACGGGTTGCGCCACGGGGATGAACACCGCGTCGAGCTGGAGCGCGGCGTCGAGCTGCTGATCGGGCTGGAGGCCGTCTCCGAGGCCGACGAACGCGGTATGCGCACCGTGATGTGCATCCTCAACGGTCAGCTGCGTCCCGTCGTGGTGCGTGACCGCGGCGTCGCCTCGGACGTGCCCGCCGCCGAGAAGGCCGACCGCGCCAACCCGGACCACATCGCCGCGCCCTTCGCCGGCGTCGTGACGGTGACCACCGAGGTCGGCGGGGAAGTCGAAGCCGGCCAGACCATCGCGACGATCGAAGCGATGAAGATGGAGGCCGCCGTCACCACCCCGAAGGCCGGCAAGGTCGAACGAATTGCGGTGTCGCACACCGCTCAGGTGGAGGGTGGCGACCTGCTGGTGGTGATCGACTAG
- a CDS encoding D-2-hydroxyacid dehydrogenase family protein: MPKVAILDDYAGVALQVADWSPVQKRSEVTVFGRHLAEDEAADALRPFDVVCTLRERMAFPRTLIERLPDLKLITIVGRSLPNLDMAAATEHGILVAHSDFAHPRFKSMRDATPELAWGLMIATVRNLADEHRNMRAGGWQSSAGITLSGKTLGLLGLGRVGRRMAEYASVFGMEVVAWSQNLTEQAAASVGARRVEKATLFECSDVVSIHLVLSERTRGLVGAAELALMKPHAYLINTSRGPIVDEASLLAALESRRIAGAGLDVYDTEPLPKDHPLRLLSNVTLSPHLGYVTREMLGAFYSDSVESVVAFLDGKPIRIANPEVTQRD; the protein is encoded by the coding sequence ATGCCCAAGGTAGCGATTCTCGATGACTACGCGGGCGTGGCCTTACAGGTTGCCGACTGGTCGCCCGTGCAAAAGCGGTCCGAGGTAACCGTTTTCGGCCGGCACCTCGCCGAGGACGAGGCGGCCGATGCGCTGCGGCCGTTTGATGTGGTGTGCACCCTGCGAGAGCGGATGGCCTTTCCGCGCACCCTGATCGAGCGGCTGCCGGACCTGAAGCTGATCACGATCGTCGGCAGGAGCCTGCCCAACCTCGACATGGCCGCAGCAACCGAACACGGGATTTTGGTGGCACATTCGGATTTCGCCCATCCCCGATTCAAGTCCATGCGCGATGCCACGCCGGAACTCGCCTGGGGGCTGATGATCGCGACGGTGCGCAATCTCGCCGACGAGCATCGCAACATGCGGGCCGGCGGGTGGCAGAGCAGCGCGGGTATCACCCTGTCCGGCAAGACCCTCGGGCTGCTGGGCCTGGGCAGAGTCGGCCGGCGCATGGCCGAATACGCCTCGGTGTTCGGCATGGAAGTCGTTGCGTGGAGCCAGAATCTCACCGAGCAGGCCGCCGCGAGCGTGGGCGCCCGCCGAGTCGAGAAGGCGACGCTGTTCGAATGCTCGGACGTGGTCTCCATTCATCTGGTGCTCTCGGAACGCACCCGGGGACTAGTCGGTGCGGCCGAGCTGGCATTGATGAAGCCACACGCCTACTTGATCAACACCTCCAGGGGCCCGATCGTCGATGAGGCGTCCCTGCTGGCTGCGCTGGAAAGCCGGCGCATCGCCGGGGCCGGACTCGACGTCTATGACACCGAGCCGCTGCCGAAAGACCATCCGCTGCGGCTCCTTTCGAACGTGACCCTGTCTCCCCACCTTGGGTACGTCACCCGCGAGATGCTGGGCGCCTTCTACTCCGACTCGGTGGAATCGGTGGTGGCCTTCCTGGACGGAAAGCCCATCAGGATCGCTAATCCCGAAGTAACGCAACGAGATTAA
- the prpD gene encoding 2-methylcitrate dehydratase PrpD, protein MRIHDVRTRRSADDFPRSEHLAWKIAEVAADPISVPADTEAMVINRIIDNAAVSAASVTRRPVAAARAQAQAHPNSLKGAKIFGIQGDYSPEWAAWANGVAVRELDFHDTFLAAEYSHPGDNIPPLVAVAQHLGIGGADLIRGIATGYEIQIDLVKGICLHEHKIDHVAHLGPSVAAGLGTMLRLDKETIYQAIGQALHVTTSTRQSRKGLISSWKAYAPAWAGKVAIEAVDRAMRGEGAPAPIWEGEDGVIAWLLSGPEHTYQVPLPEPGEPKRAILDSYTKEHSAEYQSQALIDLARRMREQIGDLRQIATIVLHTSHHTHYVIGTGSGDPQKFDPDASRETLDHSVMYIFAVALQDGTWHHERSYAPERAHRPDTIELWRKVSTVDDPEWTRRYHSADPAEKAFGARAEVTLKNGEVIVDEIAVADAHPLGARSFERKQYIGKFTELAEAVVSHTEQQRFLSAAEALPDLQAGALGALNITVGPLVLEKAPKIPAGIF, encoded by the coding sequence ATGCGGATCCATGATGTGCGAACCCGGCGCAGCGCCGACGACTTCCCGCGTAGCGAGCACTTGGCGTGGAAGATCGCCGAGGTCGCGGCGGACCCGATCTCCGTGCCTGCGGATACCGAGGCGATGGTGATCAACCGCATCATCGACAACGCCGCCGTTTCGGCCGCCTCGGTGACGCGTCGCCCGGTCGCCGCGGCGCGGGCTCAGGCGCAGGCGCACCCCAACTCGCTCAAGGGCGCGAAGATTTTCGGCATCCAGGGCGATTACTCCCCGGAGTGGGCGGCCTGGGCCAACGGCGTCGCCGTGCGCGAACTGGACTTCCACGACACCTTCCTGGCCGCCGAGTACTCCCACCCGGGCGACAACATCCCCCCGCTGGTGGCCGTTGCCCAGCACCTCGGGATCGGCGGAGCCGACCTGATTCGCGGCATCGCAACCGGTTACGAGATCCAGATCGATCTGGTCAAGGGTATCTGCTTGCACGAGCACAAGATTGACCACGTCGCCCACCTCGGCCCGTCAGTGGCCGCCGGCCTGGGAACCATGCTGCGGCTGGACAAGGAGACCATCTACCAGGCGATCGGGCAGGCGTTGCATGTGACGACGTCCACCCGGCAGTCACGCAAGGGCCTGATCTCCAGCTGGAAGGCGTACGCGCCCGCCTGGGCGGGCAAGGTCGCCATCGAGGCGGTCGACCGCGCCATGCGCGGCGAGGGCGCGCCCGCCCCGATCTGGGAGGGCGAGGACGGGGTGATCGCCTGGCTGCTCTCGGGTCCCGAGCACACCTACCAGGTCCCGCTGCCCGAACCCGGCGAGCCCAAGCGCGCCATCCTGGACAGCTACACCAAGGAGCACTCGGCCGAATATCAGAGCCAGGCGCTGATCGACCTGGCCCGCCGGATGCGCGAACAGATCGGCGACCTGCGCCAGATCGCCACGATCGTGCTGCACACCAGCCACCACACCCACTACGTGATCGGCACCGGATCAGGCGATCCCCAGAAGTTCGACCCCGATGCCTCCCGCGAAACGCTGGACCACTCGGTGATGTACATCTTCGCGGTCGCGCTGCAGGACGGAACCTGGCATCACGAAAGGTCTTACGCACCGGAGCGGGCACACCGGCCCGACACCATCGAGCTGTGGCGCAAGGTCTCGACGGTCGACGATCCCGAATGGACCCGGCGCTACCACTCCGCCGACCCCGCGGAGAAGGCATTCGGTGCCCGCGCCGAGGTCACGCTGAAAAACGGTGAGGTCATCGTCGACGAGATCGCCGTCGCCGACGCACACCCCTTGGGGGCCCGGTCGTTTGAGCGCAAGCAGTACATCGGGAAATTCACCGAGTTGGCCGAGGCTGTCGTCAGTCACACCGAGCAGCAGCGGTTCCTGTCAGCTGCTGAGGCCCTGCCGGACCTACAGGCGGGCGCGCTGGGTGCGCTCAACATCACCGTCGGTCCGCTGGTGCTCGAGAAGGCGCCCAAGATTCCAGCGGGAATCTTCTGA
- a CDS encoding short-chain fatty acyl-CoA regulator family protein yields MCQVAKTFAGARLRRLREEQGLTQVALARVLGLSTSYVNQLENDQRPITVPVLLTLTERFDLPTHYFAPESDARLVSDLREVLADTSATAGQVEELVARMPAIGQTLVNLHRRLHDTTADLEALHSRANVDMSGMSQQPMPFEEVRDFFYDRRNYIGELDVAAEDLFNENRLRIGGLDGQLAELLADQLGVAVVIDDGQALGPNSKRLFAPESKTLYLARWLHPGQRAFQLATQIALLTQERMITGIIAGDDQLSDDARGVAHIGLANYFAGALLLPYLRFLEAAEGVRYDIDQLARRFDVGFETICHRLSTLQRPNARGVPFIFVRTDSAGNISKRQSATAFHFSRVGGNCPLWVVHHAFSRPGQFLTQVAQMPDERTYFWIARTTTTEPSRYLGPDKSFAIGLGCDVAHAEKLIYSVGIDPTNAESIVPIGAGCKICDRPACPQRAFPYLGRPVYVDPHSSTDLPYPPAIAMHRIGETACPR; encoded by the coding sequence GTGTGTCAGGTGGCGAAGACGTTCGCCGGAGCGCGGCTGCGGCGATTGCGCGAGGAGCAGGGGCTGACTCAGGTGGCGCTGGCGCGCGTCCTGGGACTGTCGACCAGTTACGTCAATCAGCTGGAAAATGATCAGCGCCCGATCACGGTTCCGGTGCTACTCACGCTCACCGAGCGGTTCGACTTGCCGACGCACTACTTCGCACCGGAATCCGACGCCCGCTTGGTGTCGGACCTGCGTGAGGTCCTGGCCGATACGTCTGCGACGGCCGGGCAAGTCGAGGAGTTGGTCGCCCGCATGCCGGCGATCGGGCAGACACTGGTCAATCTGCACCGCCGGCTGCATGACACCACCGCCGACCTCGAAGCGCTGCACAGTCGCGCGAATGTCGACATGTCGGGAATGTCCCAGCAGCCAATGCCTTTCGAAGAGGTCCGCGATTTCTTCTACGATCGCAGGAACTACATCGGCGAACTGGACGTCGCGGCCGAAGATCTCTTCAACGAGAACCGGTTGCGCATCGGGGGTCTCGACGGCCAGCTGGCGGAGCTGCTCGCCGACCAACTCGGTGTCGCGGTGGTGATCGACGACGGCCAGGCGCTGGGTCCCAACTCCAAACGGCTGTTTGCGCCCGAATCGAAGACCCTTTATCTGGCGCGGTGGCTTCACCCCGGCCAGCGCGCTTTTCAGCTCGCCACCCAGATCGCCCTGCTGACCCAGGAAAGGATGATCACCGGGATCATCGCCGGCGACGATCAGCTCAGCGACGATGCGCGTGGCGTCGCCCACATCGGTCTGGCCAACTATTTCGCCGGTGCCCTGTTGCTGCCTTACCTGAGATTCCTGGAAGCCGCAGAGGGTGTCCGCTACGACATCGACCAGCTGGCAAGGCGATTCGATGTGGGGTTCGAAACCATCTGCCATCGGCTGTCCACCCTGCAACGCCCCAACGCGCGCGGCGTTCCCTTCATCTTCGTCCGCACCGACAGCGCGGGAAACATCTCTAAGCGGCAGTCGGCCACGGCGTTTCACTTCTCCCGTGTCGGCGGAAACTGTCCGTTGTGGGTGGTGCATCATGCGTTTTCCCGGCCCGGCCAATTCCTGACGCAGGTCGCGCAGATGCCCGATGAGCGCACCTACTTCTGGATAGCGCGGACCACGACGACCGAGCCGAGCCGCTACCTCGGTCCGGACAAGAGCTTCGCCATCGGGTTGGGCTGCGACGTCGCCCATGCCGAGAAACTCATCTACTCCGTAGGCATCGATCCGACCAACGCCGAATCGATCGTGCCGATCGGCGCCGGCTGCAAGATCTGTGACCGGCCCGCCTGCCCGCAACGCGCCTTCCCGTATCTGGGTCGCCCGGTATACGTCGATCCGCACAGCAGCACGGACCTTCCTTACCCGCCAGCGATAGCCATGCACCGGATTGGGGAGACGGCATGCCCAAGGTAG